One genomic segment of Streptomyces niveus includes these proteins:
- a CDS encoding NADH-quinone oxidoreductase subunit NuoF family protein, whose product MNAPLPDVPEVRVVGLPQLTQGFDLVERLDLSMHLKVHGPLEPLTGELLAQLAENITLRGRGGAGFPFGKKLRAVAKASIRRGVRPVVVINGSEGEPACRKDTVLLNRAPHLILDGALLAAEALGARTLVVAVTRNSTEISMRAALAERGLSDRRGQQLRARVVRTPERMVSGEASSVIRAANGGPALPPGRRERAAESGIGGAPTLLSNAETYAQLAIGARIGARRYGHTGLDAEPGTVMLTVSGAVARPMVVEVPTGVPLRYVLQLAGAPPLPQGVLTGGYHGNWIDSVAAHDAVVSRESLAAVGGSLGAGAILPIGPETCPLGEALRVANWLAAETSGQCGPCRLGLPAAAGGLSDVLNGGGPAALEALREVTQAVRGRGACKHPDGSARFFMSTLSAFTDDLAAHVLDGGCGRDTTGVLPLPGPGYQTAEESIPSGEKLAVDWTLCQGHGLCADIVPELIRLGADGFPALADASVPMHLRGRAQRAVRRCPALALRIEQPAPQRPARQGGPAALPPGGGRKALGMGR is encoded by the coding sequence GTGAACGCCCCTCTCCCCGATGTCCCCGAAGTCCGTGTCGTCGGCCTTCCCCAGCTGACACAGGGATTCGACCTCGTCGAGCGACTCGACCTCTCCATGCACCTGAAGGTGCACGGGCCGCTGGAGCCGCTCACCGGGGAACTGCTCGCCCAGCTCGCGGAGAACATCACCCTGCGCGGACGCGGGGGCGCCGGTTTCCCGTTCGGCAAGAAGCTCCGCGCCGTCGCCAAGGCGTCGATCCGGCGCGGGGTGCGCCCCGTCGTCGTCATCAACGGCAGTGAGGGCGAACCGGCCTGCCGCAAGGACACGGTGCTGCTCAACCGCGCACCCCATCTCATCCTGGACGGCGCCCTGTTGGCGGCCGAGGCGCTGGGCGCGCGCACCCTGGTCGTCGCCGTCACCCGCAACTCCACCGAGATATCGATGCGGGCTGCGCTCGCCGAACGCGGTCTGTCCGACCGGCGCGGGCAGCAACTGCGGGCACGGGTGGTCCGTACGCCCGAGCGGATGGTCTCCGGCGAGGCGTCGTCCGTCATCCGCGCGGCGAACGGCGGGCCCGCCCTGCCGCCCGGCCGCCGCGAGCGGGCCGCCGAGTCGGGCATCGGGGGCGCCCCGACGCTGCTCTCCAACGCCGAGACGTACGCCCAACTGGCCATCGGCGCCAGGATCGGCGCGCGCCGCTACGGGCACACGGGGCTCGACGCGGAGCCCGGCACCGTCATGCTCACCGTCTCGGGCGCCGTCGCGCGACCGATGGTCGTGGAGGTGCCCACGGGGGTGCCACTGCGGTACGTGCTCCAGCTCGCCGGGGCGCCGCCGCTCCCCCAGGGCGTGCTGACCGGCGGCTACCACGGCAACTGGATCGACTCCGTGGCCGCGCACGACGCGGTCGTCTCGCGCGAATCCCTCGCGGCGGTGGGGGGTTCGCTCGGCGCCGGCGCGATCCTGCCGATCGGCCCCGAGACCTGCCCGCTCGGTGAGGCGCTGCGGGTGGCCAACTGGCTCGCCGCCGAGACATCCGGTCAGTGCGGTCCCTGCAGGCTCGGCCTGCCGGCCGCCGCGGGCGGCCTGAGCGACGTGCTGAACGGGGGCGGCCCCGCGGCCCTGGAGGCCCTGCGCGAGGTCACCCAGGCGGTACGGGGGCGGGGAGCGTGCAAGCACCCCGACGGGTCCGCGCGGTTCTTCATGTCCACCCTCTCCGCCTTCACCGACGACCTCGCCGCGCATGTGCTGGACGGCGGCTGCGGTCGCGACACCACGGGTGTGCTGCCGCTGCCGGGGCCCGGCTACCAGACCGCGGAGGAGTCCATCCCGAGCGGCGAGAAGCTGGCCGTGGACTGGACGCTCTGCCAAGGCCACGGGCTCTGCGCGGACATCGTGCCCGAGTTGATCCGCCTGGGCGCCGACGGCTTCCCGGCGCTCGCCGACGCCTCCGTACCGATGCATCTGCGGGGCCGCGCCCAGCGCGCCGTACGGCGCTGCCCGGCGCTCGCGCTCCGTATCGAGCAGCCGGCGCCGCAGCGCCCCGCGCGGCAGGGAGGTCCGGCGGCCCTGCCGCCGGGCGGTGGCAGGAAGGCCCTCGGCATGGGGCGCTGA
- a CDS encoding putative RNA methyltransferase: protein MSNSLTASGLWRRLLHVLRCPLCEGPLAPAHGVPASLDTLRGVKSLGCPAGHSFDVARQGYLSLLTGNTNTANADNAAMVTARTLFLEAGHYEPLARALAGAVAELCPPDGTVVDAGAGTGYYLAAVLDALPDAVGLGLDASKFALRRAAGAHPRAGAATGDIWKPLPVVSGAADVVINVFAPRNGPEFQRVLRPGSALVVVTPTARHLAELPASLGMLSVDSTKEDRLHRTLSGHFRRERGDVVEREATMTGQDVRNLILMGPSAHHLGTEDVHRSVASLDTPLPVTVSFLVSVYRPL from the coding sequence GTGTCCAACTCGCTCACCGCGTCCGGCCTTTGGCGCCGGCTGCTCCATGTGCTCAGGTGCCCCCTGTGCGAGGGACCGCTCGCACCTGCGCACGGCGTCCCGGCATCCCTCGACACCCTCCGGGGCGTCAAGTCCCTCGGCTGCCCGGCGGGCCACTCGTTCGACGTCGCCCGCCAGGGCTATCTCAGCCTGCTGACCGGCAACACGAACACGGCCAACGCCGACAACGCGGCCATGGTGACGGCCCGGACGCTGTTCCTGGAGGCCGGGCACTACGAACCGCTCGCCCGCGCGCTGGCCGGTGCCGTCGCGGAACTGTGCCCGCCGGACGGCACCGTCGTCGACGCCGGGGCGGGCACCGGGTACTACCTGGCGGCCGTCCTCGACGCCCTGCCCGACGCCGTGGGCCTCGGCCTCGACGCGTCCAAGTTCGCGCTGCGCCGGGCCGCGGGCGCCCATCCACGGGCCGGTGCGGCGACCGGCGACATCTGGAAACCGCTGCCCGTCGTGAGCGGCGCCGCCGACGTCGTGATCAACGTCTTCGCACCCCGCAACGGCCCGGAGTTCCAGCGCGTCCTGCGACCGGGCAGCGCCCTCGTCGTCGTCACCCCGACCGCCCGCCACCTCGCGGAACTCCCCGCGAGCCTGGGCATGTTGTCGGTCGACTCCACCAAGGAGGACCGGCTGCACCGCACCCTGTCCGGCCACTTCCGACGGGAGCGCGGCGACGTCGTGGAGCGCGAGGCCACCATGACCGGCCAGGACGTGCGCAATCTGATCCTGATGGGACCGAGCGCCCACCACCTCGGTACGGAAGACGTGCACCGGAGCGTCGCGTCCCTCGACACGCCGCTCCCGGTGACCGTCTCCTTCCTCGTCTCGGTCTACCGGCCGCTCTGA
- a CDS encoding glycosyltransferase 87 family protein, whose translation MTVSTPVLTRVTAGRRSVLAGAGVCLLSFAGFWIAQRLAAVSMIDLMVYRAEGRTVLEGLDLYAMRATRAGLPTTYPPFAALLFTPLTLLPVPEMRTLATVGNLLLLVAFVHLSLKLTFRDAVRPGAALWVAAVAVWCEPVWTTLRYGQINLLIGVAVLWDLTRRDGHRWAGVGIGLAAAIKLTPALFAVMLLITGLLRFREAGWNPWLRQAAVAVGAFLAATVASAALLPSDSRRFWTEIVFRADRVGRVEGAANQSLRGVFARLLHTVDPSHWWLPVATVVAVGGLAVAVTAARRGRTAEATVACAATALLISPISWSHHWVWCVPMVLLLVAHGRTEWAVAVGVGFWSYALWRVPHGAAERLELAQNRSQMVLTALYPTMALGMLVYLAVADRREREPAGYAVAKE comes from the coding sequence GTGACCGTATCCACTCCCGTGCTCACGCGGGTGACCGCCGGCCGGCGGTCCGTCCTCGCGGGCGCCGGTGTCTGTCTGTTGTCCTTCGCGGGATTCTGGATCGCGCAGCGGCTCGCCGCGGTCTCGATGATCGACCTGATGGTCTACCGGGCCGAGGGCCGGACGGTGCTCGAAGGGCTCGACCTCTACGCGATGCGCGCGACCCGGGCGGGTCTGCCGACGACGTATCCGCCGTTCGCGGCACTGCTGTTCACACCGCTGACCCTGCTGCCCGTCCCGGAGATGCGCACCCTCGCCACGGTGGGCAATCTCCTGCTCCTCGTGGCGTTCGTCCACCTCTCACTGAAGCTGACGTTCCGGGACGCGGTACGGCCGGGCGCCGCCCTGTGGGTGGCCGCGGTCGCCGTCTGGTGCGAGCCGGTGTGGACGACCCTGCGCTACGGGCAGATCAATCTGCTGATCGGCGTGGCCGTCCTGTGGGACCTCACCCGCCGTGACGGCCACCGCTGGGCGGGGGTCGGCATCGGTCTCGCCGCGGCCATCAAACTGACGCCCGCGCTCTTCGCCGTCATGCTGCTGATCACCGGTCTGCTGCGGTTCCGCGAGGCCGGCTGGAACCCCTGGCTGCGGCAGGCGGCCGTGGCGGTGGGCGCGTTCCTCGCCGCGACCGTCGCGTCGGCGGCCCTCCTGCCGTCCGACTCCCGCCGCTTCTGGACCGAGATCGTCTTCCGAGCCGACCGGGTGGGGCGCGTGGAGGGCGCCGCGAACCAGTCGCTGCGCGGTGTGTTCGCGCGGCTCCTGCACACCGTCGATCCCTCGCACTGGTGGCTCCCGGTGGCCACGGTGGTCGCCGTGGGCGGGCTGGCCGTCGCGGTGACCGCGGCCCGTCGCGGGAGGACGGCGGAGGCCACCGTCGCCTGCGCGGCCACGGCACTGCTGATCAGCCCGATCTCCTGGTCGCACCACTGGGTGTGGTGCGTGCCGATGGTGCTGCTCCTGGTGGCGCACGGCAGGACGGAGTGGGCGGTGGCGGTGGGGGTGGGCTTCTGGTCGTACGCGCTGTGGCGGGTCCCGCACGGCGCGGCGGAACGGCTTGAACTCGCCCAGAACCGGTCGCAGATGGTGCTCACGGCGCTCTATCCGACGATGGCGCTGGGGATGCTGGTGTATCTGGCGGTGGCCGACCGGAGGGAGCGGGAGCCCGCCGGTTACGCGGTGGCGAAGGAGTAG
- the rsfS gene encoding ribosome silencing factor produces MTATDRAIELINTAAQAAADRLAHDIIAYDVSDVLSITDAFLLASAPNDRQVKSIVDEIEERLNKELGAKPVRREGDRDARWILLDYVDIVVHVQHSEERVFYALERLWKDCPELPLPEDAVKTRGKGAEHAEVNGSMDGELS; encoded by the coding sequence GTGACCGCCACGGACCGCGCCATCGAGCTCATCAACACCGCCGCTCAGGCGGCAGCAGACCGGCTCGCGCACGACATCATCGCGTACGACGTCAGTGACGTGCTGTCGATCACCGACGCGTTCCTGCTCGCCTCCGCTCCCAACGACCGTCAGGTCAAGTCGATCGTGGACGAGATCGAGGAGCGTCTCAACAAGGAGCTCGGCGCCAAGCCGGTGCGCCGTGAGGGCGACCGTGACGCCCGCTGGATCCTCCTGGACTACGTCGACATCGTGGTCCACGTCCAGCACAGCGAGGAGCGGGTCTTCTACGCGCTCGAACGCCTCTGGAAGGACTGCCCGGAGCTGCCGCTGCCGGAGGACGCCGTCAAGACCCGCGGCAAGGGCGCCGAACACGCCGAGGTGAACGGCTCCATGGACGGTGAGCTGAGCTGA
- a CDS encoding histidine phosphatase family protein, whose amino-acid sequence MNGSRGGRGRRVILWRHGQTSWNLERRFQGTTDIELTADGVAQARRSARLLASLRPDAIVASDLQRVVATANELASLTGVPVSYDSALRETYAGAWQGLTHEEIVERFGEQYLAWKRGEPVRRGGGELETEVADRAAPVVLHHADKLPDGGTLVVVSHGGTIRTTIGRLLGLEAHHWEGLGGLSNCCWSVLGEGARGWRLQEHNAGTLPEPVLGDDD is encoded by the coding sequence CTGAACGGCAGCAGAGGCGGCAGAGGCCGCCGCGTCATTCTGTGGAGGCACGGCCAGACGTCCTGGAATCTGGAGCGCCGCTTCCAGGGCACCACGGACATCGAGCTGACGGCGGACGGCGTGGCACAGGCCCGTCGCTCCGCCCGGCTGCTCGCCTCGCTGCGGCCGGACGCGATCGTCGCCTCCGATCTCCAGAGGGTCGTCGCCACGGCCAACGAGCTGGCCTCGCTGACCGGCGTTCCCGTCAGCTACGACTCCGCGCTCCGCGAGACCTACGCGGGCGCCTGGCAGGGCCTGACCCACGAAGAGATCGTGGAGCGGTTCGGCGAGCAGTATCTGGCGTGGAAGCGCGGTGAGCCCGTACGGCGCGGGGGCGGCGAGCTGGAGACCGAGGTCGCCGACCGGGCCGCGCCCGTCGTGCTCCACCACGCGGACAAGCTCCCCGACGGCGGCACGCTCGTCGTGGTCAGCCACGGTGGCACGATCCGTACGACGATCGGCCGACTGCTCGGTCTGGAGGCGCACCACTGGGAAGGACTCGGCGGGCTCTCCAACTGCTGCTGGTCCGTCCTGGGCGAGGGCGCGCGGGGCTGGCGTCTCCAGGAGCACAACGCGGGGACGCTCCCCGAGCCGGTGCTCGGCGACGACGACTGA
- the leuS gene encoding leucine--tRNA ligase produces MSETNPAAAGAETTAPTAPHRYTAAMAADIEARWQDFWDTDGTYEAPNPVGDLAGDPAVVGRPKKYVMDMFPYPSGTGLHVGHPLGYIATDVYARHQRMSGYNVLHTLGFDAFGLPAEQYAISTGTHPRESTEAAMENMTRQLRRLGLGHDKRRSVATIDPEFYRWTQWIFVQIFNSWYDPEAGGARPITELVARFESGERATPDGRSWSGLTENERADILGGYRLAYASDAPVNWCPGLGTVLANEEVTADGRSERGNFPVFKSKLRQWNMRITAYADRLLDDLDALDWPDAIKQQQRNWIGRSEGARVDFPVGDAGAITVFTTRQDTLFGATYMVLAPEHELVEKIVPAAWPAGTHDVWTGGHATPADAVDAYRKQAASKSDVERQAEAKDKTGVFTGGYATNPANGERIPVFIADYVLMGYGTGAIMAVPAHDSRDFAFARAFELSMRCVVEPKDGRSTDPAEWDDAFVAYDAKIVNSSAPAVTLDGLGVVDAKAKITEWLVAEGIGEGTVNFRLRDWLFSRQRYWGEPFPVVYDEDGIAHALPESMLPLALPEVDDYSPRTFDPDDADTRPETPLSRNEDWVSVELDLGDGKGVRRYRRETNTMPNWAGSCWYELRYLDPHNAEKLVDPTVEQYWMGPREGMPHGGVDLYVGGAEHAVLHLLYARFWSKVLFDLGHVSSVEPFHKLYNQGMIQAFVYRDSRGIAVEAAEVEEREDGHWFRGEKVSKLLGKMGKSLKNAVTPDEIFAEYGADTLRLYEMAMGPLDVSRPWDTRAVVGQYRLLQRLWRNVVDEATGEVTVLDVPDADIDVATLRALHKAIDGVGQDMAALRFNTAIAKITELNNHLTKTGAPIARSVAERLVLLVAPLAPHVAEELWRKLGHTGSVVHEAFPAADPAYVVDESVTCVVQVKGKVRARLEVSPSISDADLEALALGDAGVVAALGGAGIRKVIVRAPKLVNIVPA; encoded by the coding sequence ATGAGCGAGACGAATCCGGCCGCCGCCGGCGCGGAGACGACCGCACCGACCGCGCCGCACCGCTACACGGCTGCCATGGCCGCCGACATCGAGGCACGCTGGCAGGACTTCTGGGACACGGACGGCACGTACGAGGCGCCGAACCCGGTGGGTGACCTGGCCGGTGACCCGGCCGTCGTCGGGCGCCCCAAGAAGTACGTCATGGACATGTTCCCGTACCCCTCCGGGACCGGACTGCACGTCGGGCACCCGCTCGGCTACATCGCTACCGACGTCTACGCCCGCCACCAGCGCATGAGCGGGTACAACGTGCTGCACACGCTGGGCTTCGACGCCTTCGGCCTGCCCGCCGAGCAGTACGCGATCAGCACCGGCACCCACCCCCGGGAGTCGACCGAGGCCGCCATGGAGAACATGACGCGGCAGCTGCGCCGACTGGGCCTGGGGCACGACAAGCGGCGCTCGGTCGCCACGATCGACCCCGAGTTCTACCGCTGGACGCAGTGGATCTTCGTACAGATCTTCAACTCCTGGTACGACCCGGAGGCCGGCGGGGCGCGCCCGATCACCGAGCTGGTGGCCCGCTTCGAGAGCGGCGAGCGCGCGACGCCGGACGGCCGGAGCTGGAGCGGGCTGACCGAGAACGAGCGGGCCGACATCCTGGGCGGGTACCGGCTGGCGTACGCCTCCGACGCCCCCGTCAACTGGTGTCCCGGCCTCGGCACCGTCCTGGCCAACGAGGAGGTCACCGCCGACGGACGCTCCGAGCGCGGCAACTTCCCCGTCTTCAAGTCCAAGCTGCGCCAGTGGAACATGCGCATCACGGCCTACGCCGACCGGCTGCTGGACGACCTGGACGCGCTGGACTGGCCCGACGCCATCAAGCAGCAGCAGCGCAACTGGATCGGGCGCAGCGAGGGCGCGCGCGTCGACTTCCCGGTCGGCGACGCGGGCGCCATCACCGTCTTCACGACCCGTCAGGACACCCTGTTCGGCGCCACGTACATGGTCCTGGCGCCGGAGCACGAGCTGGTCGAGAAGATCGTCCCGGCCGCCTGGCCCGCGGGCACGCACGACGTGTGGACCGGCGGCCACGCGACGCCGGCCGACGCCGTCGACGCGTACCGCAAGCAGGCCGCGTCGAAGTCCGACGTCGAGCGGCAGGCCGAGGCCAAGGACAAGACGGGCGTCTTCACCGGCGGCTATGCCACCAATCCGGCCAACGGTGAGCGGATCCCGGTCTTCATCGCGGACTACGTCCTGATGGGATACGGCACGGGCGCGATCATGGCCGTCCCGGCGCATGACAGCCGCGACTTCGCGTTCGCACGCGCTTTCGAGCTGTCGATGCGCTGCGTCGTGGAGCCGAAGGACGGCCGGAGCACCGACCCCGCGGAGTGGGACGACGCGTTCGTCGCGTACGACGCGAAGATCGTCAACTCGTCGGCACCCGCCGTCACCCTGGACGGTCTGGGCGTCGTCGATGCCAAGGCGAAGATCACCGAATGGCTGGTCGCCGAGGGTATCGGCGAGGGAACCGTCAACTTCCGGCTGCGCGACTGGCTGTTCAGCCGGCAGCGCTACTGGGGCGAGCCCTTCCCCGTCGTCTACGACGAGGACGGCATCGCCCACGCGCTGCCCGAGTCGATGCTGCCGCTGGCCCTGCCCGAGGTCGACGACTACTCGCCGCGCACGTTCGACCCGGACGACGCGGACACCCGCCCCGAGACGCCGCTGTCGCGCAACGAGGACTGGGTCTCCGTAGAACTGGACCTGGGCGACGGCAAGGGCGTACGGCGCTACCGCCGCGAGACCAACACCATGCCGAACTGGGCCGGTTCGTGCTGGTACGAGCTGCGCTACCTGGACCCGCACAACGCGGAGAAACTGGTCGACCCCACCGTCGAGCAGTACTGGATGGGCCCCCGCGAGGGCATGCCGCACGGCGGTGTCGACCTGTACGTGGGCGGCGCCGAGCACGCCGTACTGCACCTGCTGTACGCGCGCTTCTGGTCCAAGGTGCTGTTCGACCTCGGCCACGTCTCGTCGGTCGAGCCGTTCCACAAGCTGTACAACCAGGGCATGATCCAGGCGTTCGTCTACCGCGACAGCCGCGGCATCGCGGTCGAGGCGGCCGAGGTCGAGGAGCGCGAGGACGGCCACTGGTTCCGCGGCGAGAAGGTCAGCAAGCTGCTGGGCAAGATGGGCAAGTCCCTGAAGAACGCGGTCACTCCGGACGAGATCTTCGCGGAGTACGGCGCCGACACCCTGCGGCTGTACGAGATGGCCATGGGCCCGCTGGACGTCTCACGGCCGTGGGACACCCGCGCGGTGGTGGGCCAGTACCGGCTGCTGCAGCGGCTGTGGCGCAACGTCGTGGACGAGGCGACCGGCGAGGTCACGGTCCTCGACGTCCCGGACGCCGACATCGACGTGGCGACGCTGCGTGCACTGCACAAGGCGATCGACGGCGTCGGCCAGGACATGGCCGCGCTGCGCTTCAACACCGCCATCGCCAAGATCACCGAGCTGAACAACCATCTGACCAAGACGGGCGCGCCGATCGCCCGCTCGGTCGCGGAGCGCCTGGTGCTGCTGGTGGCGCCGCTGGCGCCGCACGTCGCCGAGGAGCTGTGGCGCAAGCTGGGGCACACCGGCTCGGTCGTGCACGAGGCGTTCCCGGCCGCCGATCCGGCGTATGTGGTGGACGAGTCCGTCACCTGCGTCGTCCAGGTGAAGGGCAAGGTCAGGGCGAGGCTGGAGGTCTCCCCGTCGATCTCGGACGCGGATCTGGAAGCGCTGGCGCTGGGCGACGCCGGGGTGGTCGCCGCGCTGGGCGGCGCGGGCATCCGCAAGGTGATCGTGCGGGCGCCGAAGCTGGTCAACATCGTGCCCGCGTGA
- a CDS encoding ferric reductase-like transmembrane domain-containing protein, translated as MNFHKIRSSLPPSHGMSRSVQGGLSVAALVLVPLLAVAGSDGFRAMLDFTTGVLSLVSLTAAVAWGLMATDRLLLSPRHRLLAQGIHRFTAMASLGFLLLHATVKVSLGHVALIGAVLPFSLGITGTSGLIGLGSLAGFLMVVAASTGALRSAFAVPGKVAGRWRALHMLAYPAWCFALMHGLYAGRAAATWVMTLYCLALIGVIGAVSVRLLPRPVQRRIADKILTLTGGVREIPEPEQPERRDLTREPLPGTAGLPRVEFEQRFPRQRSASDPASPPASALPLGPPLGATRVPPRIAPPSPPLYEAGRPPSADPFADTFVPGSFTPPSAAPYAAAPPTPPAAPYPDPLADTFVDPGRVSGTGAGAGTGPGTSLSAGYRAVSFGADPTARTPAPAPPPGPFGGPPDPLTSAEIPYAERIPMTEEIPVISEPSAAGAGLWPTPSPPAPVQARAHEPAAGAAPPPATDPYQQPSPYQQEYQRQETYQQAETNQRSDTYLQSAPYPQPDAAPGPGLYQQADLYRQSDDTSRQPPANGGGTPSAGEPWYPPAGDRP; from the coding sequence ATGAACTTTCACAAGATCCGTTCATCGCTTCCCCCGAGCCACGGCATGAGCCGCTCGGTCCAGGGAGGGCTGTCGGTCGCCGCACTGGTGCTCGTCCCCCTCCTGGCCGTCGCGGGGAGTGACGGGTTCCGCGCGATGCTCGACTTCACCACCGGCGTCCTGTCGCTGGTCTCCCTGACGGCGGCCGTCGCCTGGGGGCTCATGGCCACGGACCGGCTGCTGCTCTCTCCGCGCCACCGGCTGCTCGCCCAGGGCATCCACCGGTTCACGGCGATGGCCTCCCTCGGTTTCCTGCTGCTGCACGCCACGGTGAAGGTCTCGCTCGGGCATGTGGCGCTGATCGGCGCCGTGCTGCCCTTCAGCCTCGGGATCACCGGCACCAGCGGCCTCATCGGCCTCGGCTCGCTCGCCGGGTTCCTGATGGTCGTCGCCGCATCGACGGGCGCGCTGCGCAGTGCCTTCGCCGTCCCCGGCAAGGTCGCCGGCCGCTGGCGCGCGCTGCACATGCTGGCGTACCCGGCCTGGTGCTTCGCGCTGATGCACGGGCTGTACGCGGGGCGCGCCGCCGCGACGTGGGTGATGACCCTGTACTGCCTGGCGCTCATCGGTGTCATCGGCGCCGTCTCCGTACGGCTGCTGCCGCGCCCGGTCCAGCGCCGTATCGCGGACAAGATCCTCACGCTGACCGGCGGCGTACGCGAGATTCCCGAGCCGGAGCAGCCGGAGCGCCGCGACCTGACCCGCGAACCGCTGCCGGGTACGGCCGGTCTGCCGCGGGTGGAGTTCGAGCAGCGGTTCCCGCGCCAGCGGTCCGCGTCCGATCCGGCCTCTCCCCCGGCCTCCGCGCTGCCGCTCGGTCCGCCGCTGGGCGCGACGCGTGTACCGCCGCGCATCGCTCCGCCGTCGCCTCCTCTTTACGAGGCGGGGCGCCCGCCGAGCGCGGACCCGTTCGCGGACACCTTCGTCCCCGGCTCCTTCACGCCGCCGTCGGCCGCGCCGTACGCCGCCGCCCCGCCGACGCCGCCCGCGGCTCCCTATCCGGACCCACTGGCGGACACGTTCGTCGACCCGGGACGCGTTTCCGGTACGGGTGCCGGTGCCGGTACGGGTCCCGGTACGAGCCTGTCGGCCGGCTACCGGGCCGTCTCGTTCGGCGCCGACCCCACGGCCCGCACACCGGCCCCCGCGCCCCCGCCCGGCCCCTTCGGCGGCCCGCCCGACCCGCTGACGTCGGCCGAGATCCCGTACGCCGAGCGCATCCCCATGACCGAGGAGATACCGGTCATCAGCGAACCGTCGGCAGCCGGGGCCGGTCTGTGGCCCACGCCGTCGCCCCCGGCCCCCGTGCAGGCCCGCGCCCACGAGCCGGCCGCCGGGGCCGCGCCGCCGCCCGCGACCGACCCCTATCAGCAGCCGTCGCCGTACCAGCAGGAGTACCAGCGGCAGGAGACATACCAACAGGCTGAGACAAACCAGCGGTCCGACACGTACCTACAGTCGGCCCCCTACCCACAGCCCGACGCCGCCCCAGGGCCCGGCCTCTACCAACAAGCCGACCTGTACCGGCAGTCGGACGACACGTCCCGGCAACCTCCCGCCAACGGCGGGGGAACCCCGAGCGCCGGTGAACCCTGGTACCCACCCGCAGGAGACCGACCGTGA
- a CDS encoding DegV family protein codes for MSRHVAIVTDSTAYLPPQAMERHGITAVPLTVVLGDRALEEGTEISARSLALALQKRRSVTTSRPSPEVFAAAYRAAAEAGAKGIVSLHLSAEFSGTYDAAVLAARDAPVPVRVVDTGMVAMALGFCALAAAETAESDGSLDEAVAAAEKRAAGTYAYFYVDTLDYLRRGGRIGAAQAIFGSALAVKPLLQLDGGRIELLEKVRTASKAIARLEEIVADRAGTGQVDIAVHHLAAPERAAALADRLRERVPGLAEMHVSEVGAVIGAHTGPGLLGAVVSPR; via the coding sequence ATGTCCCGCCATGTCGCGATCGTCACCGATTCAACGGCCTACCTGCCGCCGCAGGCGATGGAACGCCATGGCATCACCGCGGTGCCGCTGACCGTGGTGCTGGGCGACCGGGCACTCGAAGAGGGCACCGAGATCTCGGCCAGATCGCTCGCCCTGGCGCTGCAGAAACGGCGCTCCGTGACCACCTCGCGGCCGAGCCCCGAGGTCTTCGCCGCCGCCTACCGGGCCGCCGCCGAGGCCGGAGCGAAGGGCATCGTCTCGCTCCATCTGTCGGCGGAGTTCTCCGGGACGTACGACGCGGCGGTCCTCGCCGCACGCGATGCGCCCGTGCCGGTGCGGGTCGTGGACACCGGCATGGTGGCGATGGCCCTCGGCTTCTGCGCCCTGGCGGCGGCCGAGACGGCGGAGTCGGACGGCTCGCTGGACGAGGCCGTGGCGGCGGCCGAGAAGCGGGCCGCCGGGACGTACGCGTACTTCTACGTCGACACGCTCGACTACCTGCGGCGCGGCGGCCGAATCGGCGCGGCGCAGGCGATCTTCGGCTCGGCGCTCGCCGTGAAGCCGTTGCTCCAACTGGACGGCGGCCGGATCGAGTTGCTGGAGAAGGTACGTACGGCGTCGAAGGCGATCGCGCGGCTCGAGGAGATCGTCGCGGACCGGGCCGGGACCGGTCAGGTCGATATCGCCGTGCACCATCTCGCGGCGCCCGAACGGGCCGCCGCGCTCGCCGACCGGCTGCGGGAGCGGGTACCGGGCCTGGCCGAGATGCATGTGAGCGAGGTGGGTGCGGTGATCGGGGCGCACACCGGGCCGGGGCTGTTGGGGGCTGTGGTCTCACCGCGCTGA